Proteins encoded together in one Streptomyces umbrinus window:
- a CDS encoding type I restriction endonuclease subunit R: MTRPHAPAAPVQPRPDSEYAFERTIVEALTASDWHEGERGQGAYNPELGLDTAQLWTFLGATQPAVLERLKEFTGEAGSPEAAGIAMREFGKLLAREIDARGTLDVLRNGVKDRGLHIELAYFRPAHAIAEDAFRNYRSNRLTVTPRLRYAPDHTRELDLVLFLNGLPLATAELKSSASQNPQNVEDAKHQYRTTRDPKDLIFAKRALVHFAVDEMLVFLTTRLQGEKTLFLPFNQGSKGPGNPGGAGNPPLPDSENGPGYRTAYLWEEVWQPDNWMAIVKRFLHVEDPRNKKGAAKSGRPRRVSVHNRTLIFPRYHQWDAVRRLTTHAAYHGSGQNYLVEHSAGSGKSNTIGWLAHHLSVLHGSAEPGALDPKAVAEGRIEADKPVFHKIVVVTDRTVLDDQLQDTIYQFDHTPGVVRRIKGTEGVKSQQVAQALGDTGTKIIIVTAQTFPHILEGVTGLQNKRIAIIVDEAHSGQTGSSVPKMRKVLRGLGAEEKAGKDEEEFLTSSAAARQMHPMLSYFAFTATPKKKTLNLFGVTDPDTKLKRGFHIYSMKQAIEEGFILDPLRNYTRYTTHWRVAKDGAEQIEVDEDKAKGELAKFVYLNPTTLAQHAEIIVEHFAVHGRRRLGGRAKAMVVTRSRQAAYKMYRHLVQATKDLDCADLGVLVAFSGELEVEKEIDGVIIKVKVTEAELNGVSEKELPDAFAYTRADDRYAAMRTGKPGGAPPRTEYRILVVAEKYQTGFDQPLLTHMYIEKPLTDVAAVQTLSRLNRTHPSKSQEDLFVLDFVNDPEDVKKEYAPYFKEARTEPADVNLLYTSQREVMDHWLVYEDEMDAFVRALATAQAVDGSASAGEPGARRWEKAHAGLYRHTDAARARFVERQEQDEDAAEEFRADLRGFLRQYGFLSQLMPRVDIGLERLYLYGKHLANILPPPPYDPSLDIGEMDLTHMRVTKVGDYDISLTDDDVEDLAPYGAEGAGGHRDPDKILLSELIEEFNVRYGLGLSEADRVMYEERIVAAAEDPDLEDAAVAARNEGDFEHPFNKRFRDIMIERAEADTKFTERYFSDAEFQGQLLQEARTAAYRLIRRRHNLPDTR; the protein is encoded by the coding sequence GTGACCCGCCCCCATGCCCCCGCCGCCCCCGTACAACCCCGCCCGGACTCCGAGTACGCCTTCGAGCGGACCATCGTCGAAGCCCTCACTGCCTCCGATTGGCACGAAGGCGAGCGGGGGCAGGGCGCCTACAATCCCGAGCTTGGTCTCGACACGGCCCAGTTGTGGACCTTCCTTGGCGCCACGCAGCCCGCCGTCCTGGAGCGACTCAAGGAGTTCACCGGCGAGGCGGGGAGCCCCGAGGCCGCCGGCATCGCCATGCGTGAGTTCGGCAAGCTGCTCGCCCGCGAAATCGACGCGCGCGGCACGCTCGACGTGCTGCGCAACGGCGTCAAGGACCGCGGCCTGCACATCGAGCTCGCCTACTTCCGGCCCGCGCACGCCATCGCCGAGGACGCGTTCCGCAACTACCGGAGCAACCGCCTGACGGTGACCCCCCGCCTGCGCTACGCGCCCGACCACACCCGCGAACTCGACCTGGTCCTGTTTCTCAACGGGCTTCCCCTCGCGACGGCCGAGCTCAAGAGCTCGGCGTCCCAAAACCCCCAGAACGTCGAGGATGCGAAGCACCAGTACCGCACCACCCGTGACCCGAAGGACCTGATCTTCGCCAAGCGGGCCCTTGTCCACTTCGCGGTCGACGAGATGCTCGTCTTCCTCACCACCCGCCTCCAGGGCGAGAAGACGCTCTTCCTCCCCTTCAACCAGGGGTCGAAGGGGCCGGGCAATCCTGGAGGCGCAGGCAACCCGCCCCTTCCCGACAGTGAGAACGGACCCGGTTACCGCACCGCATACCTCTGGGAGGAGGTCTGGCAGCCGGATAATTGGATGGCGATCGTCAAGCGGTTCCTGCACGTCGAGGACCCCAGGAACAAGAAGGGCGCCGCGAAGAGCGGGCGGCCGCGTCGCGTGTCCGTGCACAACCGGACCCTGATCTTCCCCCGCTACCACCAGTGGGACGCCGTCCGCCGCCTCACCACTCACGCCGCGTACCACGGCTCCGGCCAGAACTACCTCGTCGAGCACTCCGCCGGTTCCGGCAAGTCCAACACCATCGGCTGGCTCGCCCACCACCTCTCCGTGCTGCACGGCTCCGCCGAGCCGGGCGCGCTCGATCCGAAGGCGGTCGCCGAAGGGCGTATCGAGGCCGACAAGCCTGTCTTCCACAAGATCGTGGTCGTCACAGACCGGACCGTCCTGGACGACCAGCTCCAGGACACCATCTACCAGTTCGACCACACGCCGGGCGTGGTCCGCCGGATCAAGGGAACCGAAGGCGTCAAGTCACAGCAGGTTGCCCAAGCCCTCGGTGACACTGGCACGAAGATCATAATCGTCACGGCGCAGACCTTCCCCCACATCCTCGAAGGCGTCACCGGCCTGCAGAACAAGCGGATCGCGATCATCGTGGACGAGGCCCACTCCGGCCAGACCGGCAGCTCCGTGCCCAAGATGCGCAAGGTGCTGCGCGGACTCGGCGCGGAGGAGAAGGCTGGCAAGGACGAGGAGGAGTTCCTGACCTCCTCCGCTGCCGCACGCCAGATGCATCCGATGCTGTCGTACTTCGCCTTCACCGCGACGCCCAAGAAGAAGACCCTCAACCTCTTCGGTGTCACCGACCCGGACACCAAGCTCAAGCGCGGGTTCCACATCTATTCGATGAAGCAGGCCATCGAGGAGGGCTTCATCCTCGATCCCCTGCGCAACTACACCCGTTACACGACCCATTGGCGCGTCGCCAAGGACGGTGCCGAGCAGATCGAGGTGGACGAGGACAAGGCGAAGGGCGAGCTCGCCAAGTTCGTCTATCTCAATCCGACCACCCTCGCCCAGCATGCCGAGATCATCGTCGAGCACTTCGCCGTACACGGCCGCCGCCGGCTCGGCGGGCGGGCGAAGGCAATGGTGGTCACCCGGTCCCGGCAGGCCGCGTACAAGATGTACAGGCATCTGGTGCAGGCCACCAAGGATCTGGACTGCGCGGACCTCGGCGTCCTCGTCGCATTCTCCGGGGAGTTGGAGGTGGAGAAAGAGATCGACGGGGTCATCATCAAGGTCAAGGTCACCGAGGCTGAACTCAACGGCGTCTCCGAGAAAGAACTCCCTGACGCCTTCGCCTACACCCGCGCCGACGACCGCTACGCCGCCATGCGCACCGGAAAGCCGGGCGGAGCGCCCCCGCGCACCGAGTACCGCATTCTCGTCGTCGCGGAGAAGTACCAGACCGGCTTCGACCAGCCGCTCCTCACCCACATGTACATCGAGAAGCCTCTGACCGACGTGGCCGCCGTCCAGACCCTCTCTCGCCTCAACCGCACCCACCCAAGCAAGAGCCAGGAGGATCTGTTCGTCCTGGACTTCGTCAACGACCCCGAGGACGTCAAGAAGGAGTACGCCCCCTATTTCAAGGAGGCCCGTACCGAGCCTGCCGACGTCAACCTCCTCTACACCTCCCAGCGCGAGGTGATGGACCACTGGTTGGTGTACGAGGACGAGATGGACGCCTTCGTCAGGGCCCTGGCCACCGCTCAGGCCGTCGACGGGTCCGCCTCCGCCGGTGAGCCGGGCGCCCGCCGCTGGGAGAAGGCCCACGCTGGTCTTTACCGCCACACCGACGCCGCCCGCGCTCGCTTCGTCGAGCGCCAGGAACAGGACGAGGACGCCGCCGAGGAGTTCCGCGCCGACCTGCGCGGCTTCCTACGCCAGTACGGCTTCCTGTCCCAGCTCATGCCGCGTGTCGACATCGGCCTCGAACGCCTCTATCTCTACGGCAAGCACCTCGCCAACATCCTGCCTCCGCCCCCGTACGATCCCTCCCTCGACATAGGGGAGATGGACCTGACGCATATGCGGGTCACCAAGGTCGGCGACTACGACATCAGCCTCACCGACGACGACGTCGAGGACCTCGCCCCGTACGGTGCCGAAGGCGCAGGCGGCCACCGAGACCCGGACAAGATCCTCCTTTCCGAGCTAATCGAGGAGTTCAACGTCCGCTACGGCCTCGGGCTGAGCGAAGCCGACCGTGTGATGTACGAGGAGCGCATCGTCGCCGCTGCGGAGGATCCGGACCTGGAGGACGCCGCCGTCGCCGCCCGCAACGAGGGCGACTTCGAGCACCCCTTCAACAAGAGGTTCCGTGACATCATGATCGAACGGGCCGAGGCGGACACCAAGTTCACCGAACGCTACTTCTCCGATGCCGAATTTCAGGGGCAGCTCCTTCAGGAGGCCCGCACGGCCGCGTACCGTCTGATCCGGCGCCGCCACAACCTCCCCGACACCCGCTGA
- a CDS encoding AIPR family protein, producing the protein MSGTGRGPSRTTRQELHQIEEGLKRGYRGLIDESGLEQKSGRDLERAWLSRAVAATALRSKTGLDHETCAKAVIDGYEDGGLDAVAVTDGAQVWLVQAKWNDKGNAGFNQNAAFALIHGLSLLEQRKFEVFNDKLRPFTAQLDSALADARLKIRLVIALVGDDPLSKHATDVLDRAVEDHRGHGPMLDYELLGTGELLRQLKDDRAPAPVDVTVRMQKWIKRDTPFTAFQGTVAAGEVAEWYDGHGPRLFSQNIRNSLGLTTINSGIQKTLAEEPDNFWYFNNGITVLCDSIEERWIGRRRPDEPVELILGNVSVVNGAQTVTSIHEARSLTPDTVEDADVSVRVIALGDLGDERVTYAKRITQTTNTQNDVSLRDFIALDDTQARIREDFDLSLGKQYVYKRGEADPAPEAGCSVAHAAVALACAHRTPELAVRAKRSTDLLWESGRLGNYARLFGEEPSALRIWRCVLVHREVGEVLERLHEQVRGRAADTTLRGDLLISHLVFQLLAPGMEDVDDPHFDLAPLLARVPDLVRPVVEWLIHQIDTVYGPQSFLTSTFTNEDRCKELVGLVLPMVRAERSVPEVPDTYQPPAPQPRRRRRPNAVPTLVTARLLAEGTPVLYVPMNAPEEKAVRAWLTADPRREQASWTNDRSKPLVWAYDGNPYSASGLVNRIWELAGWEQAPTAVQGPARWVVGGKKSLWDMAVEWLATEEETEG; encoded by the coding sequence GTGAGCGGTACGGGGCGGGGACCGTCGAGGACGACGCGTCAGGAACTGCACCAGATCGAGGAGGGGCTCAAGCGGGGCTATCGGGGACTCATCGACGAGAGCGGTCTGGAACAGAAGTCGGGCCGCGACTTGGAGCGCGCATGGCTGTCGCGGGCAGTGGCAGCGACAGCGCTGCGCAGCAAGACTGGCCTGGACCACGAGACCTGCGCGAAGGCTGTCATCGACGGGTATGAGGACGGCGGGCTCGACGCGGTAGCGGTCACCGACGGAGCTCAGGTGTGGCTCGTCCAGGCCAAGTGGAACGACAAGGGGAACGCGGGCTTCAACCAGAATGCGGCCTTCGCTCTGATCCACGGGCTCAGCCTGTTGGAGCAGCGCAAGTTCGAGGTGTTCAACGACAAGCTGCGGCCCTTCACCGCACAACTGGACTCCGCACTGGCGGACGCCCGCCTGAAGATCCGCCTGGTGATCGCACTCGTCGGGGACGACCCGCTCAGCAAGCACGCCACGGACGTCCTGGACCGCGCAGTCGAGGACCATCGCGGCCACGGCCCCATGCTCGACTATGAGCTCCTGGGCACAGGTGAGTTGTTGCGGCAGCTCAAGGACGACCGGGCGCCCGCCCCGGTGGACGTCACCGTGAGGATGCAGAAGTGGATCAAGCGCGACACGCCGTTCACCGCCTTTCAGGGCACGGTAGCGGCTGGTGAGGTGGCCGAATGGTATGACGGGCACGGTCCGCGCCTGTTTTCCCAGAACATCCGAAACTCCCTTGGCCTTACCACGATCAACTCTGGCATCCAGAAGACACTGGCCGAAGAGCCCGACAACTTCTGGTACTTCAACAACGGCATCACGGTGCTGTGCGACAGCATCGAAGAGCGCTGGATCGGCCGCCGTCGCCCCGACGAGCCGGTAGAGCTCATCTTGGGGAACGTCAGCGTCGTCAACGGCGCCCAGACCGTCACCTCGATCCACGAGGCACGGAGCCTGACACCGGACACGGTCGAAGATGCGGATGTCAGCGTCCGAGTGATCGCCCTGGGCGACCTCGGCGACGAGCGGGTCACTTACGCGAAACGCATCACGCAAACCACCAACACCCAGAACGACGTATCGCTACGGGACTTCATCGCCCTGGATGACACCCAAGCGCGCATCCGCGAGGACTTCGACCTGTCCCTCGGCAAGCAATACGTGTACAAGCGTGGCGAGGCCGATCCGGCGCCGGAGGCGGGCTGCTCGGTGGCGCATGCCGCCGTCGCGCTGGCCTGTGCGCACCGCACGCCGGAACTGGCGGTTCGCGCCAAGAGGTCGACAGACCTGCTCTGGGAGAGCGGCCGACTGGGCAACTACGCGCGGCTGTTCGGCGAGGAGCCGAGCGCCCTGCGTATCTGGCGCTGCGTCCTGGTTCACCGCGAGGTCGGCGAGGTGCTGGAGCGGCTGCACGAGCAGGTTCGTGGCCGGGCAGCCGACACGACGCTCCGCGGTGACCTGCTCATCAGCCATCTGGTCTTCCAGCTCCTCGCCCCCGGAATGGAGGACGTCGACGACCCGCACTTCGACCTCGCGCCGCTCCTCGCTCGCGTCCCGGACCTGGTCAGACCGGTCGTGGAGTGGCTCATCCACCAGATCGACACGGTCTACGGACCGCAGTCCTTCCTCACCAGCACCTTCACCAACGAGGACCGCTGCAAGGAACTCGTCGGCCTTGTCCTGCCGATGGTGCGGGCAGAGCGGTCCGTTCCGGAGGTCCCCGACACCTACCAGCCGCCCGCCCCGCAGCCCCGACGCCGACGCCGCCCGAACGCGGTGCCGACCCTGGTGACCGCCCGGCTCCTGGCGGAGGGCACCCCCGTCCTGTACGTCCCGATGAACGCCCCGGAAGAGAAGGCCGTACGGGCCTGGCTGACCGCCGACCCCCGCAGGGAGCAGGCGAGTTGGACGAACGACCGCTCCAAGCCGCTGGTGTGGGCCTACGACGGCAACCCCTACTCGGCGAGCGGCCTCGTCAACCGCATCTGGGAGCTGGCCGGCTGGGAACAGGCTCCGACCGCTGTACAGGGACCGGCACGCTGGGTCGTCGGCGGCAAGAAGTCCCTGTGGGACATGGCCGTGGAGTGGCTGGCCACCGAGGAGGAGACGGAGGGCTGA
- a CDS encoding serine/threonine-protein kinase — MTIGRTRRIADRYELSALPMPGGMGLVWEGYDIVLDRPVAIKQIRVEKARTPAELAVLVGRFRREARVTARIEHPGVPAVYDAAIDQSADSPDEAAELYVVMQLIRGMDLRDVVAEQGPLPVEWAVAVAAQICSVLSYAHAVPVVHRDLKPSNIMIDGSGAVKVLDFGVASVFGTDTAQLTETGRPVGTRDYMAPEQFLGVGVSPRSDLYALGCVLHEMLTGRRVFPGTGDAALRHVHDSPESLRSLRPDAPVELERLVLDLLEKNPDDRPADAHAVHDRLVPHLPSPGSGTAPRGPSGLADPTLPYRTPLAPKSRPAVRAVPAPARPAPPAALSDVLVQEGEEEAVRLFEEGRFTQAAHVLEELLDQADPLDPRLSETRRIHAGVLLAGEDFRRALGAFRHLAAEATDGSDLREYRWHIALCLATLGEHEQALEEYRSLLPDAPHAEAVTLRQKIADLLLALHRVSKAADLLRSLVSELPPEHPAAVRSRELLNRIQLAGGATG, encoded by the coding sequence ATGACCATCGGCCGGACCAGACGTATCGCCGATCGCTACGAGCTGAGCGCGCTGCCGATGCCCGGCGGCATGGGTCTGGTCTGGGAGGGATATGACATCGTCCTCGACCGGCCCGTGGCCATTAAGCAAATCCGCGTCGAGAAGGCTCGCACACCCGCCGAACTCGCCGTGCTGGTGGGCCGGTTCCGGCGGGAGGCCCGTGTAACAGCACGGATCGAGCACCCGGGCGTGCCCGCGGTCTACGACGCGGCCATCGACCAGAGCGCTGACTCGCCCGATGAGGCCGCCGAACTGTATGTAGTGATGCAGCTGATCCGGGGCATGGACTTGCGGGATGTCGTCGCCGAGCAGGGCCCTCTGCCCGTCGAGTGGGCGGTCGCCGTAGCCGCGCAGATCTGCTCCGTGCTGTCATACGCGCACGCCGTACCCGTCGTTCATCGGGATCTGAAGCCGAGCAACATCATGATCGACGGCAGCGGGGCCGTGAAGGTCCTCGACTTCGGTGTGGCCTCTGTCTTCGGGACCGACACAGCCCAGCTGACCGAAACCGGCCGCCCGGTCGGCACCCGCGACTACATGGCCCCCGAGCAGTTCCTTGGCGTCGGCGTCAGCCCGCGCAGCGACCTCTACGCCCTGGGGTGTGTCCTGCACGAGATGCTCACCGGGCGCAGGGTGTTCCCCGGGACAGGCGATGCCGCGCTGCGGCACGTCCACGACAGCCCCGAATCACTGCGTTCCCTGCGGCCCGACGCGCCCGTCGAGCTGGAACGACTCGTCCTAGACCTCCTGGAGAAGAATCCCGACGACCGCCCTGCTGATGCGCATGCCGTGCACGACCGGCTTGTCCCACACCTTCCGTCACCCGGCTCCGGTACCGCACCGCGAGGTCCGTCCGGCCTGGCAGATCCCACCCTCCCCTATCGCACCCCACTCGCTCCCAAGAGCCGCCCAGCCGTACGCGCCGTGCCTGCACCGGCACGTCCCGCACCGCCCGCCGCGCTGTCCGACGTGCTCGTCCAGGAGGGGGAGGAGGAAGCCGTGCGGCTATTCGAGGAGGGGCGTTTCACGCAGGCCGCTCACGTACTGGAAGAGTTGCTCGACCAAGCCGACCCGCTCGACCCGCGCTTGTCGGAGACTCGGCGCATCCATGCGGGCGTCCTGCTCGCAGGAGAGGATTTTCGCCGTGCTCTCGGCGCGTTCCGGCATTTGGCAGCCGAAGCGACGGACGGCAGTGACCTCCGTGAATATCGTTGGCACATCGCGCTGTGCCTGGCCACACTCGGCGAGCACGAACAGGCACTGGAGGAGTATCGCTCCCTGCTGCCAGACGCCCCGCACGCCGAGGCCGTCACGCTTCGGCAGAAGATCGCTGACCTTCTGCTGGCACTGCATCGCGTGAGTAAGGCGGCCGACTTGCTGCGCAGCCTTGTGAGCGAACTTCCTCCGGAACACCCCGCCGCAGTGCGCTCCCGCGAGCTGCTCAACCGCATCCAACTCGCGGGAGGGGCCACCGGATAA
- a CDS encoding formylglycine-generating enzyme family protein — protein sequence MYANGVDPSRVPYFHVVRLAEPEATPLETRLTTALNLPAGKPLADILGAHITRTLAERGQPDLEQRLPAAFGHAFLTDRTVFSPSTYTGSWGPAPSPTDASISTRVSSLCCCGPPGPITSPFVHTAYQELLAAKFLAESANRDLAAGLPGGAFLTEQVRAFLAGMPGSPETDDCVLSAGAYLVGPAERLLSRRVERPVRFDRHAVTVARYRRFLESLDADGTSQWDHPDQPADVTHRPWTDQLRRPDYYENPRYDAYPAICVSWWSAYAFAMFEGKRLSTSLEWEAAARGTDGRLFPWGDTPDSTGVNCADTWVGRPVVTYQAWYRDFAGDAVRQAGATPVDERPGNRSPFGVLDMVGNCWEWTSTSLDDLGEAVICGGSYDNPMRAVQTSTKGIYRKRGGSNAVGFRCVQDHDTSGTKEATA from the coding sequence ATGTACGCGAACGGCGTCGACCCGTCACGCGTGCCGTACTTCCACGTCGTACGCCTGGCCGAGCCCGAGGCAACCCCTCTCGAGACGCGCCTCACCACGGCGCTGAACCTTCCCGCGGGCAAGCCGCTCGCGGACATCCTCGGCGCTCACATCACGCGGACGCTGGCCGAGCGTGGGCAGCCCGACCTGGAGCAGCGGCTCCCTGCCGCGTTCGGACATGCTTTCCTCACCGACCGCACCGTGTTCTCCCCCTCGACATACACCGGCAGTTGGGGGCCAGCGCCTTCACCGACGGACGCCTCGATCTCGACGCGTGTGTCCTCGCTCTGCTGCTGCGGCCCGCCGGGCCCGATCACGTCGCCTTTCGTGCACACGGCGTACCAGGAACTACTGGCCGCAAAGTTTCTCGCCGAATCGGCGAACCGGGACCTGGCAGCCGGCCTTCCCGGCGGTGCCTTCCTCACCGAGCAGGTGCGCGCATTCCTCGCCGGTATGCCCGGCAGTCCGGAAACGGACGACTGCGTGCTGTCCGCCGGGGCGTACCTGGTTGGGCCGGCCGAACGGCTGCTGAGCCGCCGCGTCGAGCGTCCCGTACGCTTCGACCGCCATGCCGTGACCGTCGCACGCTACCGCCGCTTCCTCGAATCCCTCGACGCGGACGGCACCTCGCAGTGGGACCACCCCGACCAGCCGGCCGACGTCACACACCGCCCCTGGACCGACCAGCTGCGGCGGCCCGACTACTACGAGAATCCGCGCTACGACGCCTACCCTGCCATCTGCGTCAGCTGGTGGAGCGCATACGCCTTCGCCATGTTCGAGGGCAAGCGGCTGTCGACCTCCCTCGAGTGGGAGGCCGCCGCGCGTGGCACCGACGGGCGTCTTTTCCCTTGGGGCGACACACCCGACAGCACCGGCGTCAACTGCGCCGACACGTGGGTCGGCCGGCCTGTCGTGACGTATCAGGCGTGGTACCGGGATTTCGCTGGCGACGCCGTCCGTCAGGCCGGGGCGACACCCGTCGACGAACGGCCGGGCAACCGCTCGCCGTTCGGCGTCCTCGACATGGTGGGCAACTGCTGGGAATGGACATCCACAAGCCTCGACGACCTCGGCGAGGCCGTCATCTGCGGTGGCAGCTACGACAACCCGATGCGTGCCGTGCAGACCAGCACCAAGGGCATCTACCGCAAGCGCGGCGGAAGCAACGCGGTCGGCTTCCGGTGCGTGCAGGACCACGACACGTCCGGGACCAAGGAGGCGACGGCATGA